The Virgibacillus phasianinus genome includes a window with the following:
- a CDS encoding GNAT family N-acetyltransferase, which yields MLIGNVFTEIPILETEHYILKGLKINDTAELFAFMHDKETMKYITPHPVCTIDEMKDKVHGQLKRYEWRKEIPWVIVNKSNEELIGQFSLHKLNMWHKKAEMGVTIKKEYQAKGVMTEILEQILAFGFETLGLNRIVGDIFAGNMGSEKLLRNYGFMKEGVLRQTDFDGENYHDTVVYSMMKEEYKGSLKA from the coding sequence ATGTTAATTGGAAATGTTTTTACTGAAATTCCAATCCTGGAGACGGAGCACTATATATTAAAAGGATTGAAAATAAACGATACAGCGGAATTATTTGCTTTTATGCATGATAAAGAAACAATGAAGTATATTACACCACACCCTGTCTGTACAATCGATGAAATGAAAGACAAGGTACATGGGCAGCTGAAACGTTACGAATGGCGGAAAGAAATCCCCTGGGTAATCGTAAATAAAAGTAATGAGGAGCTTATTGGACAATTTAGTTTGCATAAGCTAAATATGTGGCATAAAAAGGCGGAAATGGGCGTCACAATTAAAAAAGAGTACCAAGCTAAAGGGGTGATGACTGAGATACTCGAGCAAATCCTTGCTTTCGGTTTTGAAACGCTTGGATTAAATCGGATTGTTGGCGATATTTTTGCGGGAAACATGGGCTCAGAAAAGCTTTTAAGGAACTATGGATTTATGAAAGAGGGAGTTCTAAGGCAAACGGATTTTGACGGGGAAAATTATCATGATACGGTTGTGTATTCAATGATGAAGGAGGAATATAAGGGATCCCTTAAAGCTTAA
- a CDS encoding DHA2 family efflux MFS transporter permease subunit, whose protein sequence is MPNTNANLKKPPYGMIAILFIGAFVAILNETLLNVALPAIMEEFDVKATAVQWLSTGYMLINGILIPASAFFIQRFSDKKLFIVAMSLFSAGTLLASIAPAFGVLLAARMIQASGSAIMMPLLMNVMLTAFPVEKRGSAMGLFGLVMITAPAIGPTLSGWLIEHYSWRMLFDIVLPIAVLTLAISIFKLKDVTPQRAIKLDVISLILSSIGFGGLLYGFSSAGDKGWDSPIVYGTIVIGALALISFVFRQLRMEDPMLEFRIYKYPMFALSSVISIVIAVAMFSAMILMPIYVQTLRGISPMDSGLLMLPGAIVMGIMSPITGKLFDKYGARTLAVIGLTITVITSFYFSKISMDTPYSSLVLLYTFRMLGMSMVMMPVMTNGLNQLPAKNNPHGTALNNTLQQVSGAIGSALLITVMNNRTESKAKDLAADALANVDANAAQPSAQAAAEMKQHIMDQAMLHGINFTFFVSTLIACVALILAFFIKRVKPPHEEKIQEQRTVGAVEAVTE, encoded by the coding sequence ATGCCAAATACAAATGCTAATCTGAAAAAACCCCCTTATGGCATGATTGCAATATTATTTATTGGGGCGTTTGTTGCTATTTTAAATGAGACATTGTTAAATGTTGCCCTTCCAGCAATTATGGAAGAGTTTGATGTAAAGGCAACTGCTGTGCAATGGCTATCTACAGGATACATGCTTATTAACGGAATTTTGATACCCGCAAGTGCTTTTTTCATTCAGCGCTTTTCAGATAAAAAGTTATTTATTGTAGCGATGAGCCTGTTTAGTGCGGGAACATTGCTCGCGAGTATTGCTCCTGCTTTCGGTGTTTTACTCGCTGCCCGAATGATTCAGGCGTCAGGATCTGCCATCATGATGCCACTCTTAATGAATGTTATGCTAACAGCCTTTCCAGTGGAGAAAAGGGGTTCAGCAATGGGGTTGTTTGGACTTGTGATGATCACAGCACCAGCAATTGGACCTACACTTTCTGGATGGCTTATTGAACATTACAGCTGGAGAATGCTGTTTGATATTGTGCTGCCGATTGCTGTCTTAACGCTGGCAATTTCTATCTTTAAATTAAAGGATGTTACACCGCAACGGGCAATTAAACTGGATGTCATTTCCCTTATTCTATCAAGTATTGGATTTGGCGGATTGCTATATGGATTCAGTTCAGCCGGTGATAAAGGTTGGGATAGCCCGATTGTATATGGAACGATTGTCATTGGTGCGCTTGCTTTAATTTCCTTTGTTTTCCGCCAATTGCGGATGGAAGATCCAATGCTTGAGTTTCGAATTTATAAATATCCGATGTTTGCCTTGTCGTCTGTGATATCCATTGTTATCGCGGTTGCAATGTTTTCGGCAATGATCCTAATGCCAATTTATGTGCAGACACTGCGTGGAATTTCACCGATGGATTCCGGTTTATTGATGCTCCCGGGTGCGATTGTGATGGGGATTATGTCACCAATTACAGGTAAACTTTTTGATAAATACGGTGCTCGGACTCTTGCGGTAATCGGTCTAACCATTACTGTTATCACAAGCTTTTATTTCAGTAAGATCAGTATGGATACACCATATTCCAGCCTTGTATTATTGTACACATTTCGTATGTTAGGAATGTCCATGGTAATGATGCCAGTAATGACAAATGGTTTAAACCAGCTGCCGGCGAAAAACAACCCACATGGCACTGCATTGAACAATACACTACAACAGGTGTCCGGCGCAATCGGTTCCGCATTGTTAATTACGGTGATGAACAATCGAACGGAATCAAAAGCGAAAGATCTAGCCGCGGATGCTTTGGCAAATGTGGATGCAAATGCAGCTCAACCATCTGCGCAGGCAGCTGCTGAAATGAAACAACATATCATGGATCAAGCAATGCTGCATGGAATTAACTTTACCTTTTTCGTTTCAACATTGATTGCCTGTGTCGCATTAATCTTAGCGTTCTTCATTAAACGGGTGAAGCCGCCCCATGAGGAAAAAATACAAGAACAGCGAACAGTCGGAGCTGTTGAGGCAGTTACTGAATAA
- a CDS encoding thioesterase family protein, with product MALHDGVFMKERVRPEWVDYNGHMNDAEYSRVFSLAVDQLMNEIGIDENFREQQQYSIFTLETHLCYLAEANEGESLGISVQLLDSDTKRLHVFFVMEDEEGKRLATSEQMLMGMDMKEGRPAPFPAPVASKVSNLASTQENQPIPDEAGRKIGIRKK from the coding sequence ATGGCACTACATGATGGCGTTTTTATGAAGGAGCGCGTTCGCCCGGAATGGGTTGATTATAACGGACATATGAACGATGCTGAGTATTCTCGTGTATTCAGTCTCGCCGTAGACCAGCTAATGAATGAAATTGGCATTGATGAGAACTTTCGTGAGCAGCAACAATACTCCATCTTCACCTTGGAGACACATCTATGTTATTTAGCTGAGGCTAATGAGGGCGAGTCCCTCGGCATTTCCGTACAATTGCTGGACAGTGACACCAAACGACTGCATGTTTTCTTCGTTATGGAAGATGAGGAGGGTAAGCGCCTGGCAACAAGCGAGCAAATGCTAATGGGAATGGATATGAAGGAAGGCCGTCCCGCCCCCTTCCCCGCACCAGTAGCATCAAAAGTGTCTAACCTGGCATCAACCCAGGAAAACCAACCAATACCTGATGAAGCAGGCCGGAAAATCGGCATACGAAAGAAATAA
- a CDS encoding aspartate aminotransferase family protein: MEQTERKWQDLVDSIGNFLAPSMAKDHPNLPVVKAEGCYYYGADGNTYLDFTSGIAVENVGHRHPKVVQAIKDSADHLVHGPSGVIIYESILKLAEELQSILPPKLDNFFFANSGTEAIEGAIKLAKYVKKRPYVVSFIGCFHGRSIGALSVSTSKSKYRKHQQPSWLTYQLPYAHPEDCPNDMNPEEFFPDRLEKDAESLFKHQVDPEEISCMILEPILGEGGYIIPPKAWLAKVREICDRHDILLIFDEVQTGFGRTGNWFAAQTFDVKPDIMAVAKGIAAGLPLSATIASKELMDQWPLGAHGTTFGGNPMACAAARASLSVMKEEELLKNANLTGEYALERLAKIKKKYPVIDDVRGVGLMIGIALKDPETGEPDGDTVMKVLNGCLEKGVLFYLCGNAGEVIRMIPPLTVTKEQIDHGLDVLEEVFSSL; the protein is encoded by the coding sequence ATGGAACAAACAGAACGTAAATGGCAGGATTTAGTTGATTCAATTGGTAATTTTCTTGCACCAAGCATGGCAAAAGACCACCCCAATCTGCCTGTTGTAAAAGCGGAAGGTTGTTATTACTACGGTGCAGACGGAAATACATACCTTGATTTCACCTCGGGCATCGCGGTTGAGAACGTTGGCCACAGGCATCCAAAAGTAGTACAGGCAATCAAGGACAGTGCAGATCATTTAGTACATGGTCCATCAGGTGTGATTATCTACGAATCCATTTTAAAACTGGCTGAGGAACTGCAATCTATTCTGCCGCCTAAATTGGATAACTTCTTCTTTGCGAATAGCGGAACAGAAGCGATTGAGGGGGCAATTAAACTAGCCAAATATGTGAAAAAACGCCCCTATGTCGTTTCCTTTATAGGATGCTTTCATGGACGTTCGATCGGCGCGCTAAGTGTCTCAACATCAAAGAGCAAGTACCGTAAACATCAACAACCATCATGGCTGACATACCAGCTCCCCTACGCCCATCCGGAAGATTGCCCAAATGACATGAACCCTGAGGAGTTTTTTCCGGACAGGCTAGAGAAGGATGCCGAAAGTTTATTTAAGCATCAAGTTGATCCAGAAGAGATTTCCTGCATGATTTTAGAACCAATACTTGGTGAGGGCGGATATATTATCCCTCCTAAGGCATGGCTTGCGAAGGTTCGGGAGATATGCGACCGCCATGATATATTGCTTATATTCGATGAAGTTCAAACAGGATTTGGACGAACAGGTAACTGGTTCGCCGCCCAGACATTCGATGTTAAACCCGATATTATGGCAGTCGCTAAAGGGATAGCGGCAGGCCTGCCACTTAGTGCAACAATAGCTTCTAAGGAACTAATGGATCAATGGCCATTAGGTGCACACGGCACTACTTTTGGAGGAAATCCCATGGCTTGTGCTGCAGCCCGTGCATCTCTATCCGTGATGAAGGAAGAAGAACTGCTTAAGAATGCTAATTTAACTGGAGAATATGCACTAGAGCGATTGGCAAAGATCAAGAAGAAATATCCAGTAATTGATGACGTTCGCGGTGTAGGTTTAATGATTGGAATCGCACTCAAAGACCCAGAAACTGGAGAACCGGACGGTGATACTGTAATGAAGGTATTAAATGGCTGTTTGGAAAAAGGAGTTTTATTTTACCTTTGTGGAAATGCGGGGGAAGTAATCAGAATGATCCCGCCTTTAACCGTTACCAAGGAACAAATTGACCACGGTTTAGATGTACTCGAAGAAGTTTTTTCATCGTTATAA
- a CDS encoding sigma 54-interacting transcriptional regulator: MQNLYLLPNAEEEIIDSYDEDIIVTSRDGKIIKVTQISGCNYDLPAKDLLGQSVYELEEKGIFSPAITPLVLKQKKKVVIVQTTTNGKKVLITGIPLFNEINEVEFVISYSYEVSELFTLQEYLNELEGEMSAVKGELALLREESLTVKGIISESKSMKQILKTVNKIAPLNVAVTIQGEIGVGKSTIAKLIHKQSLRQNGPFIEVNCATIPDAIFENELVGGAKTGTPEKIGFLQMAQSGTLYLQGVDELSLASQTILLKSLQQTNGNFRIVSSTERGLDDLTANKRFREDLFYFLHVVPIHIKPLRERLEDLSKIIEKYVDRYTAAYQVNKILSDSLFHELLHMEWGGNHLEIKNVVERLIVQNETDIITNDDLPVEYRRNDSGLDTFVIDGRTLPAILDKVEEKVLLSAQKRYKTTIEMAKVLGISQPSVVRKLKKYANK; this comes from the coding sequence GTGCAAAACTTATACCTGCTTCCAAATGCGGAAGAGGAAATTATTGATTCGTATGATGAAGATATTATTGTAACGAGTCGAGATGGGAAAATTATTAAGGTTACTCAAATTAGCGGATGCAATTACGACCTGCCAGCAAAAGATTTATTGGGACAATCGGTATATGAATTAGAAGAAAAGGGCATTTTTTCACCAGCCATCACACCATTAGTTTTAAAACAGAAAAAGAAAGTGGTCATTGTCCAAACCACTACAAATGGAAAAAAAGTACTTATTACTGGTATTCCGCTGTTCAATGAGATTAATGAAGTGGAATTCGTGATCAGTTATTCTTACGAGGTGTCGGAGTTATTTACCCTGCAGGAATACTTAAACGAGCTAGAAGGCGAAATGTCTGCTGTCAAAGGCGAACTAGCTTTACTGCGGGAAGAAAGCTTAACTGTTAAGGGGATTATTTCCGAGAGTAAGTCGATGAAACAAATCTTAAAAACGGTTAACAAAATTGCCCCGCTTAATGTGGCGGTGACGATACAGGGAGAAATTGGCGTTGGCAAATCCACGATTGCCAAGCTGATTCACAAGCAAAGCTTAAGGCAAAACGGGCCATTTATTGAGGTTAATTGCGCCACCATTCCTGACGCCATTTTTGAAAATGAACTAGTCGGAGGAGCAAAGACAGGCACACCTGAAAAAATAGGGTTTCTTCAAATGGCACAGTCCGGGACCCTGTATCTGCAAGGAGTGGATGAACTTTCATTGGCCAGCCAGACCATTCTCCTAAAATCATTACAGCAGACAAATGGCAATTTTAGAATTGTCAGCTCGACGGAACGCGGGTTAGATGATTTAACAGCAAACAAACGATTTAGAGAAGACCTATTTTACTTTTTACACGTGGTTCCCATCCACATCAAACCATTACGGGAACGATTAGAGGACTTAAGCAAAATCATTGAGAAATACGTTGATCGATACACTGCAGCGTATCAGGTCAATAAAATACTTTCTGATAGCTTATTTCACGAATTGCTCCATATGGAATGGGGTGGAAATCATTTGGAAATTAAGAATGTGGTGGAACGGTTAATCGTCCAAAATGAAACAGATATCATAACCAACGATGATTTACCTGTTGAATACCGCAGAAACGATTCCGGTCTGGACACATTCGTAATTGATGGTCGAACATTACCTGCCATTCTGGATAAGGTAGAGGAAAAGGTTTTGCTGAGTGCCCAAAAGCGCTATAAAACTACTATTGAAATGGCAAAAGTTTTAGGGATAAGTCAGCCATCGGTAGTGCGCAAACTAAAAAAATATGCAAATAAATAG
- a CDS encoding TetR/AcrR family transcriptional regulator: protein MNTKKKQIIDAAHQLFIEKGFALTSIQDILDHAQIAKGTFYNHFDSKNECLLAILEFVKQEIDQKRRELAKGKENNNEDVFIDQLAVRMNMNRQHHLLAVFETVSFSDDMGLKAFMKEQHIGELKWITKRLSDIYPPDAKRYTLDHAVILVSIIHHVIQVWKLGSSKKVQTEKVIQYALSRVKAIIQEQMQSEEVFFPENWLDQATDSYAMDVSEIKSKAFAQLKDLAEKIDHKETKKANYIQFLLMELEADKPRAFLLESVLMSLEHGFNHSEYEHEVRTVSKLIWALINHIDEG, encoded by the coding sequence ATGAATACAAAAAAGAAACAAATAATCGATGCTGCACACCAGTTATTTATTGAAAAAGGATTCGCATTGACGTCGATTCAGGATATACTTGATCACGCCCAAATTGCAAAGGGGACTTTCTATAATCATTTTGATTCCAAAAATGAATGCTTGCTGGCAATTTTGGAATTCGTCAAACAAGAGATCGATCAAAAACGGAGAGAGTTAGCTAAGGGAAAAGAAAACAACAACGAGGATGTTTTTATTGATCAATTAGCTGTGCGCATGAACATGAATCGCCAACACCATTTATTAGCCGTTTTTGAAACTGTTTCTTTCTCAGATGACATGGGGCTGAAGGCTTTCATGAAGGAACAGCACATCGGGGAACTAAAGTGGATTACCAAGCGGCTTTCGGACATATATCCGCCAGACGCTAAACGATACACACTCGACCATGCCGTCATACTTGTCAGTATCATTCACCACGTCATACAAGTCTGGAAGCTTGGCTCATCAAAGAAAGTCCAAACGGAAAAGGTTATTCAATATGCACTTTCCAGGGTAAAAGCTATTATTCAGGAACAAATGCAAAGTGAGGAAGTCTTTTTTCCGGAAAATTGGCTTGATCAGGCTACTGATTCTTACGCAATGGATGTTTCTGAAATAAAAAGTAAGGCATTCGCCCAACTGAAGGATCTTGCTGAAAAAATTGACCACAAAGAAACCAAAAAGGCTAATTATATTCAGTTTCTGCTAATGGAACTAGAGGCAGATAAACCACGAGCCTTTTTATTGGAAAGCGTACTTATGTCACTGGAACACGGGTTTAATCACTCAGAATATGAACATGAGGTTAGAACCGTTTCTAAATTAATTTGGGCATTAATTAATCATATCGATGAAGGTTGA